Sequence from the Christiangramia fulva genome:
TGCCGCTCCGTATCCAAAACTTACATATTCCTTTGGAATCTCCGGCCCATCAAAAACAGTAGCCACCTGTTTCAGGTAAACCGGTTGCTGATCCTGAACCCCTATTATGAGATTCTTCACATCTTCAGCCGATTCGAGAAAGGTTCCGGTACTCACCAGGAATTCCTGATCGTTGCGGTTGAAACTTCCCGAAGACATCTGCTGGTTGTTAGCCTTTATTTTTTCAGCTATACCCAGAAAATCCACATTTCGGGCTGCCATTTTTTCCTTATCCAGCACGACCCGGACCTGGCGGCTTCTACCTCCAATTTTGTGAGTTACAGCGACATCGGGAACTTTTTCTATTTCCTGATTCAGCTCATTGGCAATCTGCCTTAACTGGTAACCGTCATAATTTTTACTCCAAAGTGTAATTCCCAGTACCGGAACATCATCAATAGCGCGGGTTTTAACTAGAGGCTGAGTCATTCCCGGTGGCATTTTGTCCATATTTTTCATCAGCTCGTTATAAAGCTTTACATACGAACGTTCAATATCCTGGCCTACAAAGAACTGGACAATAAGCATCCCCTGTTCTTCCATAGAAGTAGAGTAAACATATTCCACACCTTTGATATTGGAAATGATCTTTTCAAGCGGTTTTATAGCCCGCGATTCAACTTCAGTCGGACTTGCGCCGGGATATCCTACAAAGATATCGGCCATTGGCACATCTATCTGCGGTTCCTCTTCACGGGGGATCAGGAATGAACTGTAAACTCCAATCACCATGAAAACGATCATGAGAAGCACCGTTAGCTTAGAATCTATAAAGCCTTTTGCAATCTTACCTGCTAATCCTTCTTTCATTTAAGTATTTTTTAGTGTCTTAATATTTTGGGCGTGCCCTTGTGCCACAATGTGGCACTTCGGTCGGGCTTTCGGCGCCGCACGGCGGACTGCCTCAATCCCTCACGCATTTTTTTATTTATTCAATAACCACAGGACTACCATTGGTAATTTTACCATTTGAAGAAGTGATATATGGTTCTTCTGGTTCAAGACCTGAAAGTATTTCTACCTGGTCGCCAATAGTCCTGCCGGGGCGTATCCACCTCAAAATGGCGGTTCCTTCAGAACTAACCGTATATAATCCCGTAAGATCACCGCGATAGGTAAGGACGTTTTTTGGGACGAATACAATTTTATTTTTCTGCTCCGGACTTTCCACAGGAAACTGAACAGTAGCGTACATTCCGGAACGTAAGCCTTCAGTAGTCTCTTCCAGGCTTATTTTCACCGGATACTGGCCACCGGTATTGCTCGCTGAGCTTCCTACTTCGGTTACCTTGCCCTGTACAGTCTTGTCAAGAGTTTTAATCAGAACCAGTACGTCAGTTTCCGGTTTAATCTGGGAAATATCGGCTTCAGGGATCATAGCCTTCATCTCGAATTTACCGGGAGCTTCCATGGCAAGGAGAGGCATTCCGGGATTGGCCATAGCTCCTTCTTCAACAAATTTGTTGGTGATCACCCCACTAAAAGGAGCCCGGATGTTTGCATAGGTAAACTGAGACTGGATCTCGTTTTTCATTTGCCTTGCCGCTTCCAGCCTTGCTTTGGCCATCTCATAATTTGCAGACATATCGTCCATTTCTTTTTGGGAAGCCGAATTTTCTTCAAATAGAGCCTGGTAACGTTCATAATCCTTTTTCGCATTCTTAAATGCGGCCTCGGCCTCAGTGATCCTTGCATTGACCTGGGCAAGTTTCGCCTGCAGGTCAGTATTATTAATAGAAACCAATAGTTCCCCTTTCTTAACCCTGTCACCAATATTCACGTAAATTTTATGGATGTACCCCATCATGCGGGTACTCAGTTTTGCATTCTCCACGGCTTCAATTTTTCCGCTGGCAGTGAGAAAGGTGTCCTTTACGGTATCTGGTGTGCTGAGCCTTACTTTTATAGGGTCGCTTTTAACTTCGCTTGTATGGGTTTCATTCCCACAACTCAGGCTAATACCCGAGATTAAAGCAACTATTAAAAAGTATATTATTTTTTTCATGGTGTTCATTTTGGTTGTTTTTTAGCTTTTTCTTAAAAATTTCAGATATTCCAGTGCATAATTATATTCGTAAACGGTTTGGTAGAATTCAAGCTCTTTCTGTGATACCATGCTTTCACTCATCAGGAGTTCAGTAGTTTTTTCAAGCCCCTGCTCAAACCGGTTTCTTCTTATGCGCAATGATTCCCTCGACTGTTCCAGAGCAAGGCTGGTAAGATTTAACTGGTTTTCAGCATCTTTTAAGGCCCTTTTTGCCCTGGCTATTTCCATTTTGCTTTGGTCCACATACTGTTCGTATTCCAGCCTAGATTTTTCGGCTTCTGCCTTACTTTTTGCCATCTCACCGAATCTTTTGGTTCCTTTGAGGATATCCCAGCTCAGCGAAACACCGGCTATATATCCGTTAGCACTTCCCTGGAATAGATCATTATCATAGAGTTCATAGCTCCCAAAAGCATTCAGTCGTGGAAGAAAAGAAAGTTTATCTGATAGATGCATTTTTTCTCTCGCCTGGACAGCCAGGTACATTGCCTGTATATCGGCCCTGTTTTCTGAAAGCTCGGGAGCTTCTTCGGGAAGAGTGGTTATCGAAAGGGTATCTGTAGGTTTTAGCAATATTCCCTGCTTCCCGTCCATTAAAAAAGACAGGTAATCAGAAGCGTTATTCACATTGCTTTTGGCATACTGAAGTTTGTTTTCAACCTCGCCAACTCTAACTCTTACCGCCAGTACATCTGATTTTTGAAGATATCCCTGTTTGAAGCTGTTTTCAGCGAGTTTTAAGTTCTCCCGGGCGGCTTTTAAGGCATTTTCCAGCACATCAACCGCTTTATATGCGAGTTGTAGCTGCATGTATGCTTTTTCCACTTCCATTTTAATGGCATCTTCTGTGCGCAGCGACTGAAGTTCTGTGGCCTGCATTTTCTTTTTTGCGGCACTGCGCTGGGTAATTGCATCGAAATTTAAGAGCGGTTGCTCTACTTCAATTTTTGTAGCAAAATTATTTACGCGATCGGGATTATTAAGCAAATCAGGATTAAAATCGCTTTGTACGATACTTTCCTGATTAAGTTTAAATCCAAAAGCCATAAGCGGATTGGTGGTGGTCATCGCGGTATGCGAGACACTTATATTGGGGAGAAATACAGCATTGGTTTGGTGATAATCGGCTTTTGCTGCCAGAAATTCCTGTTTTGTGATATTTAATTTTCTGTTTTTTTCCATCACCTGCTCCAATACCTGTTCTTTTTTTACAGGAAGTACCTGCTGAGCCTGAAAGAACCAGGTAAAAAGAAGTGCCGGAATTACCAGAAAGGGGTTTATGTGTCTCATACTTTTCCGAATTAATTTTGGGCAAAAATAGATTCAGAAAGCGCCGTACACAGTAACCTTTGTTACCAAGCCATGTAACCTTTGTTACAAAGTTTCTACTAAAATTTGCTGAAGGTTTACAATATGGGAAGCTTGAAATTCTTTATGAGATAAACTCCGATGTTTTTTAAGTTACATTCAACAAATGTAAAAGTTATGATTTGTTGCGTTAATTTATTGAACTCAGGTCTCACGATATTAATGCTGGCTAACGGTCTAGGTTAACACAAGTTGCGGGA
This genomic interval carries:
- a CDS encoding TolC family protein; translated protein: MRHINPFLVIPALLFTWFFQAQQVLPVKKEQVLEQVMEKNRKLNITKQEFLAAKADYHQTNAVFLPNISVSHTAMTTTNPLMAFGFKLNQESIVQSDFNPDLLNNPDRVNNFATKIEVEQPLLNFDAITQRSAAKKKMQATELQSLRTEDAIKMEVEKAYMQLQLAYKAVDVLENALKAARENLKLAENSFKQGYLQKSDVLAVRVRVGEVENKLQYAKSNVNNASDYLSFLMDGKQGILLKPTDTLSITTLPEEAPELSENRADIQAMYLAVQAREKMHLSDKLSFLPRLNAFGSYELYDNDLFQGSANGYIAGVSLSWDILKGTKRFGEMAKSKAEAEKSRLEYEQYVDQSKMEIARAKRALKDAENQLNLTSLALEQSRESLRIRRNRFEQGLEKTTELLMSESMVSQKELEFYQTVYEYNYALEYLKFLRKS
- a CDS encoding efflux RND transporter periplasmic adaptor subunit, which gives rise to MKKIIYFLIVALISGISLSCGNETHTSEVKSDPIKVRLSTPDTVKDTFLTASGKIEAVENAKLSTRMMGYIHKIYVNIGDRVKKGELLVSINNTDLQAKLAQVNARITEAEAAFKNAKKDYERYQALFEENSASQKEMDDMSANYEMAKARLEAARQMKNEIQSQFTYANIRAPFSGVITNKFVEEGAMANPGMPLLAMEAPGKFEMKAMIPEADISQIKPETDVLVLIKTLDKTVQGKVTEVGSSASNTGGQYPVKISLEETTEGLRSGMYATVQFPVESPEQKNKIVFVPKNVLTYRGDLTGLYTVSSEGTAILRWIRPGRTIGDQVEILSGLEPEEPYITSSNGKITNGSPVVIE